The following proteins are encoded in a genomic region of Thermus sp. LT1-2-5:
- the thrB gene encoding homoserine kinase, whose protein sequence is MDLSRLYVPATLANLGSGFDALGVALDLYLEVEAEPAREDVFLYEGEGQVAGTDNLIHQGYRAGMAALGLKAEPLAIRAFNPIPLARGMGSSSAALVAGVALADRVSGGRLGREGVFRVAARLEGHPDNVAPAVYGGFVAALSDPPLAIPLPRPEGVRFVLAVPPYPVPTLLARAALPERVPLADAVYNLARSALWPAALYSGRLEALREACRDRLHQPHRAHLMPGVLEALEGALEAGALAAFVGGAGPTLAALVRQGTEERVARALEGYRGPGQTLVLNLGEGYFWKET, encoded by the coding sequence ATGGACCTATCCCGCCTTTACGTCCCCGCTACCTTAGCCAACCTGGGCTCGGGCTTCGACGCCTTGGGGGTAGCCTTGGACCTCTACCTGGAGGTGGAGGCGGAGCCGGCCCGGGAAGACGTCTTCCTCTACGAGGGGGAAGGCCAGGTGGCGGGAACGGACAACCTGATCCACCAGGGCTACCGGGCGGGGATGGCCGCCTTGGGCTTGAAGGCAGAGCCCTTGGCCATCCGCGCCTTCAACCCCATCCCCCTGGCCCGGGGCATGGGGAGCTCCTCCGCCGCCTTGGTGGCGGGGGTGGCCTTGGCGGACCGGGTTTCCGGCGGGCGGCTTGGGCGGGAAGGGGTGTTCCGGGTGGCCGCCCGCCTGGAGGGCCATCCCGACAACGTGGCCCCCGCGGTCTACGGAGGGTTCGTGGCCGCCCTGAGCGACCCCCCCTTGGCCATCCCCTTGCCCAGGCCTGAGGGGGTGCGCTTCGTCCTGGCCGTTCCCCCCTACCCCGTGCCCACCCTCTTGGCCCGGGCCGCCCTGCCGGAAAGGGTACCCTTGGCCGATGCCGTTTACAACCTGGCCCGAAGCGCCCTCTGGCCCGCCGCCCTCTACTCGGGGCGCCTCGAGGCCCTGCGGGAGGCCTGCCGGGACCGCCTCCACCAGCCCCACCGGGCCCACCTCATGCCCGGGGTGCTGGAGGCCCTGGAAGGCGCCCTGGAGGCGGGGGCCCTGGCCGCCTTCGTGGGGGGGGCCGGGCCCACCCTGGCCGCCTTGGTGCGCCAGGGCACGGAGGAACGGGTGGCCCGGGCCCTGGAGGGTTACCGCGGCCCGGGCCAGACCTTGGTCCTAAACCTAGGGGAGGGATACTTTTGGAAGGAAACCTGA
- a CDS encoding DUF4388 domain-containing protein, whose translation MEGNLNTIPLTELLELIHGHRRSGVLEVKVGPLPLSLRFSAGEVVGAAILDWEGLEALFAFPLHPKEGPFRFQPGPPSQERPLLPFASLLGEWARVNDEWDRFRTLVDSPSRVLEAIRPKPPLEVFQGGKSVRAAAKAWGVPLLIAMERAYMGVREGDLYPLRRYAWYALRIRYQGRKGKTLEEYGQLQALLDGTRNLGEVIATGVPVGLVRRYLVQALSSGEITPQGRGWLLRDLTWEMEKEGEA comes from the coding sequence TTGGAAGGAAACCTGAACACCATCCCTCTTACGGAGCTTTTGGAGCTTATTCACGGCCACCGCCGCTCCGGGGTTTTGGAGGTGAAGGTGGGGCCTTTGCCCCTTTCCCTCCGCTTCTCCGCCGGGGAGGTGGTGGGGGCGGCGATCCTGGACTGGGAAGGCCTCGAGGCCCTCTTCGCCTTCCCCCTCCACCCCAAGGAAGGCCCCTTCCGCTTCCAACCCGGCCCCCCTTCCCAGGAGCGCCCCCTCCTCCCCTTCGCCAGCCTCCTGGGGGAGTGGGCCCGGGTAAACGACGAGTGGGACCGGTTCCGCACCCTGGTGGACTCTCCTAGCCGCGTCCTGGAGGCCATCCGTCCCAAGCCGCCCCTAGAGGTCTTCCAGGGGGGCAAGAGCGTCCGGGCCGCGGCCAAGGCCTGGGGGGTTCCCCTCCTCATCGCCATGGAGCGGGCCTACATGGGGGTAAGGGAAGGGGACCTCTACCCCTTGCGCCGCTACGCCTGGTACGCCCTGCGCATCCGCTACCAGGGGCGCAAGGGCAAGACCCTGGAGGAGTACGGCCAGCTCCAGGCCCTCCTGGACGGAACCCGCAACCTGGGGGAGGTGATCGCCACTGGGGTGCCCGTGGGCCTGGTGCGCCGCTACCTGGTCCAGGCCCTAAGCTCAGGGGAGATTACCCCCCAGGGCCGGGGCTGGCTCCTGCGGGACCTCACCTGGGAGATGGAAAAAGAAGGGGAAGCCTAG
- a CDS encoding 30S ribosomal protein THX produces the protein MGKGDRRTRRGKIWRGTYGKYRPRKKK, from the coding sequence ATGGGCAAGGGCGACCGTCGCACCCGTAGGGGCAAGATCTGGCGGGGTACCTACGGCAAGTACCGTCCCCGCAAGAAGAAGTAG
- the rpsT gene encoding 30S ribosomal protein S20 encodes MAQKKPKRNLSALKRHRQSLKRRLRNKAKKSAIKTLSKKAVQLAQEGKAEEAIKIMRKAESLIDKAAKGSTLHKNAAARRKSRLMRKVHQLLSTQGANA; translated from the coding sequence ATGGCGCAGAAGAAGCCCAAGAGGAACCTTTCCGCTCTGAAGCGGCACCGGCAATCCTTGAAGCGCCGGCTTCGCAACAAGGCCAAGAAGTCGGCCATCAAGACCCTGAGCAAGAAGGCCGTCCAGCTAGCCCAGGAGGGCAAGGCGGAGGAGGCCATCAAGATCATGCGCAAGGCCGAGAGCCTTATCGACAAGGCGGCCAAGGGTTCCACCCTGCACAAGAACGCCGCCGCCCGCAGGAAGTCCCGGCTGATGCGCAAGGTCCACCAGCTCCTTTCCACCCAAGGGGCTAACGCCTAA
- the tyrS gene encoding tyrosine--tRNA ligase gives MAGTGTIPPEEAFALLKRGAEEILPEEELLAKLKEGRPLTVKLGADPTRPDLHLGHAVVLRKMRQFQELGHKVVLIIGDFTGMIGDPSGRSKTRPPLTLEETRENAKTYVEQAGKILRQEPELFELRYNSEWLEGLTFKEVVRLTSLMTVAQMLEREDFKKRYEAGIPISLHEFLYPFAQAYDSVAIKADVEMGGTDQRFNLLVGREVQRAYGQSPQVCFLMPLLVGLDGREKMSKSLDNYIGVAEPPEVMFKKLMRVPDPLLPSYFRLLTDLSEEEIQALLQAGPVPAHRVLARLLTAAYARPRIPARIDRAFYESLGYAWEALGQDKEAGPEEVRQAEVRYDEVAKGGIPEDIPEVTIPASELKEGRIWVARLFTLAGLTPSNAEARRLIGNRGLRLDGELVTDPSLEVDLSRPRVLQRGKDRFVRVRLAP, from the coding sequence ATGGCAGGCACGGGCACCATCCCCCCGGAAGAAGCCTTCGCCCTCCTCAAGCGGGGGGCGGAAGAGATCCTCCCCGAGGAGGAGCTTCTGGCCAAGCTGAAGGAAGGCCGGCCCCTTACGGTAAAGCTGGGGGCCGACCCCACCCGGCCCGACCTCCACCTGGGGCATGCGGTGGTTCTGAGGAAGATGCGCCAGTTCCAGGAGCTTGGGCACAAGGTGGTCCTCATCATCGGCGACTTCACCGGGATGATTGGGGACCCCTCGGGCCGGAGCAAGACCCGCCCTCCCCTCACCCTGGAAGAAACCCGGGAAAACGCCAAGACCTACGTGGAGCAGGCGGGGAAGATCCTGAGGCAGGAGCCCGAGCTCTTCGAGCTCCGCTACAACTCCGAGTGGCTCGAGGGCCTCACCTTCAAGGAGGTGGTGCGCCTCACCTCCCTCATGACCGTGGCCCAGATGCTGGAGAGGGAGGACTTCAAGAAGCGCTACGAGGCGGGCATCCCCATCTCCTTGCACGAGTTCCTCTACCCCTTCGCCCAGGCCTACGACTCCGTGGCCATTAAGGCCGACGTGGAAATGGGGGGAACGGACCAGAGGTTCAACCTCCTCGTGGGGCGGGAGGTGCAGCGGGCGTACGGGCAAAGCCCCCAGGTCTGCTTCCTCATGCCCCTTCTGGTGGGCCTAGACGGCCGGGAGAAGATGTCTAAAAGCCTGGACAACTACATCGGGGTGGCCGAGCCCCCCGAGGTGATGTTCAAGAAGCTCATGCGGGTCCCCGACCCCCTGCTCCCGAGCTACTTCCGCCTCCTCACGGACTTGAGCGAGGAGGAGATCCAGGCCCTTCTCCAGGCGGGCCCCGTTCCCGCCCATCGGGTCCTGGCCCGCCTCCTCACCGCCGCCTACGCCAGGCCAAGGATCCCCGCCCGCATCGACCGGGCCTTCTACGAGAGCCTGGGCTACGCCTGGGAGGCCCTGGGCCAGGACAAGGAGGCGGGCCCCGAGGAAGTTCGGCAGGCGGAGGTCCGCTACGACGAGGTGGCCAAAGGGGGGATCCCCGAGGACATCCCCGAGGTCACCATCCCCGCTTCCGAGCTCAAGGAGGGGCGGATCTGGGTGGCGCGGCTTTTCACCTTAGCGGGCCTCACCCCTTCCAACGCCGAGGCCAGGCGGCTCATCGGGAACCGGGGCCTCCGCCTAGACGGGGAGTTGGTCACGGACCCCAGCCTCGAGGTGGACCTCTCCCGGCCCCGGGTCCTGCAGCGGGGAAAGGACCGCTTCGTGCGGGTAAGGCTTGCCCCTTAA
- a CDS encoding Rieske 2Fe-2S domain-containing protein, which produces MKRRDLFFYVPVAVAGGFFAWFGVRTYNLRFRPRPEAGPPTWKEGPKVAVARLGELGVWQAKPFLYPLPLGELRAILLRLPEPAPGGLSLGEAHYIAFSRICTHQGCTLNYVPDPEAASLLYNFRPERPFLGCPCHFGAFDPLLGGKAIYGPPRYPLPRLRLEAEGDTLYATGHEVPLRPMEGA; this is translated from the coding sequence ATGAAGCGGCGCGACCTCTTCTTCTACGTTCCCGTGGCCGTGGCGGGGGGCTTTTTCGCCTGGTTTGGCGTGCGCACCTACAACCTCCGCTTCCGGCCCCGGCCCGAGGCGGGCCCGCCCACGTGGAAGGAGGGCCCCAAGGTGGCGGTGGCCCGGCTGGGGGAGCTTGGGGTGTGGCAGGCCAAGCCCTTCCTCTATCCCCTGCCCTTGGGGGAGCTTAGGGCCATCCTCCTTCGGCTTCCCGAGCCCGCTCCTGGGGGGCTTTCCCTGGGGGAAGCGCACTACATTGCCTTTAGCCGCATCTGCACCCACCAGGGTTGCACCCTGAACTACGTCCCCGACCCCGAGGCGGCTTCCCTTCTCTATAACTTCCGCCCCGAGCGGCCCTTCCTGGGCTGTCCCTGCCACTTCGGCGCCTTTGACCCCCTTCTGGGGGGAAAGGCCATCTATGGCCCTCCCCGCTACCCCCTGCCCCGCCTCCGCCTCGAGGCGGAGGGGGACACCCTCTACGCCACCGGCCACGAGGTGCCCCTGAGGCCCATGGAGGGGGCTTAA